In Glandiceps talaboti chromosome 4, keGlaTala1.1, whole genome shotgun sequence, a single window of DNA contains:
- the LOC144433509 gene encoding zinc finger MYND domain-containing protein 11-like, protein MPRVVKRRQADTQMLQQLWEGIRVIREQKQIANLERITKFMSREYHINPKDTQRQLNYGVKDGLIIKEISKGNKGSKIGIEQEGYWCIEQPDESTKDDHDWYCFECHKSGEVIRCHGCFRVAHSKCLEKRKEPAPEHGHWYCWVCVACRKKNHTIGRSELNKLLGFTLLRMKEKARELYKKLNLKDTPYFYSLIHTHTDLSSMQQKVDDNKYRSLEDFEGDADLMLHNNIVYYGSESERVELCEMVVEDCKHDLSEIKVCKDCYKMSNCRTSKDWFCRPCSITHELVWAQMKGFGFWPAKVIQREGDRVDVRFFGALHQRAWIAESNVRDIGTDIKKMKIKSTPGWHNACRELKKHQGLLSAKEKPVKKEKDKGEKSDKTHKTHKSHRSKKRPREADTTEQDDAISSSNGDQQVKVQANDNVTSSQDSNQGSPISTEACPAKRRKTSASNSPPQEPSPPEQSPPAKCDCHEKYTSIFADFKTRLEQDHHKEKEEAITEALEKMRAEMEADKQQTISRIKDTMMAEIDRTKKQAREKCQEEYIEEMKKMEAKHKEDLSQAKKKQWCINCEEEAMYHCCWNTSYCSINCQQIHWHKEHKKLCRRKR, encoded by the exons ATGCCACGAGTTGTGAAACGACGTCAGGCCGACACCCAGATGTTACAGCAACTGTGGGAAGGCATCCGTGTGATTcgggaacaaaaacaaattgccAACCTGGAAAGAATCACCAAGTTTATGTCAAGAGAATATCATATCAACCCAAAGGATACACAAAGACAGTTGAACTATGGAGTCAAGGATGGCTTGATAATTAAAGAGATCTCCAAAGGAAACAAAGGGTCTAAGATTGGAATAGAACAAGAAGGGTACTGGTGTATTGAACAGCCAGATGAATCA ACAAAAGATGACCATGACTGGTACTGTTTTGAGTGTCATAAATCGGGAGAAGTTATCCGTTGCCATGGCTGTTTCCGTGTTGCTCATTCCAAATGTCTGGAAAAGAGGAAAGAACCAGCACCAGAACATGGCCATTGGTACTGCTGGGTTTGTGTG GCATGTCGAAAGAAGAATCACACCATTGGACGATCAGAACTTAATAAATTACTGGGGTTTACTCTTTTGAGGATGAAGGAAAAG GCTCGAGAATTGTACAAGAAATTAAATCTAAAAGACACACCATACTTCTACTCCTTGATCCATACTCACACTGACCTCAGCTCCATGCAACAG AAAGTAGACGACAACAAATATCGCAGTTTAGAAGACTTTGAGGGTGATGCCGATTTGATGCTTCATAACAATATCGTATACTATGGATCTGAAAGTGAACGTGTAGAGTTATGTGAAATGGTAGTTGAAGACTGCAAACATGAT TTAagtgaaataaaagtgtgtaaGGACTGTTACAAGATGTCCAACTGTAGAACATCAAAAGATTGGTTTTGTAGACCATGT TCAATCACTCATGAGTTGGTTTGGGCACAAATGAAAGGTTTTGGCTTCTGGCCAGCAAAAGTCATTCAGAGAGAAGGCGACCGGGTAGATGTGCGATTCTTTGGAGCATTACATCAAAG GGCATGGATTGCAGAATCTAATGTTAGAGACATTGGTACAGATATCAAAAAGATGAAAATCAAATCCACACCTGGCTGGCATAATGCTTGCAGAGAACTGAAAAAACACCAGGGTCTCCTGTCAGCCAAGGAGAAACCAGTGAAGAAAGAGAAAGACAAAGGAGAAAAATCTGATAAGACCCACAAAACACATAAATCTCATCGTAGTAAGAAAAGACCCAGAGAAGCAGACACCACTGAACAAGATGATGCTATTTCAAGTTCTAATGGTGACCAGCAGGTTAAAGTTCAA GCCAATGACAATGTGACCTCCAGTCAAGATTCCAACCAAGGCTCACCCATCAGTACTGAAGCATGTCCTGCTAAACGG CGGAAGACATCAGCCAGCAACAGCCCTCCCCAAGAGCCCAGTCCTCCTGAGCAAAGTCCCCCTGCCAAGTGTGACTGTCATGAAAAGTACACCAGTATATTTGCTGATTTCAAAACAAGATTAGAACAGGACCATCATAAAGAAAAGGAGGAAGCCATCACTGAGGCTCTGGAAAAG ATGAGAGCAGAAATGGAGGCAGACAAACAGCAAACTATATCAAGAATAAAAGATACCATGATGGCAGAGATAGACAGGACAAAGAAACAAGCCAGAGAAAAATGCCAAGAAGAATATATTGAGGAAATGAAGAAAATGGAAGCCAAACACAAAGAAGATCTCTCTCAAGCTAAGAAAAAACAATGG tGCATAAACTGTGAAGAAGAAGCCATGTATCACTGCTGCTGGAACACGTCATATTGCAGTATCAATTGTCAACAGATTCACTGGCACAAAGAACACAAGAAACTGTGCAGACGAAAGAGATAG